In Trichocoleus sp. FACHB-46, one DNA window encodes the following:
- a CDS encoding beta-ketoacyl-ACP synthase, translated as MDVVVTGIGLVSALGDTLQSSWQKLLANQSRILLRQPFPELEPRPLAMLGKFPVTLNCLAEQVVDAALQDAGLAIPLADCGVVIGSSRSYQSQWELQVRQRLMAQTLPDDPIALPWLDTLPGQVAIAAARQIGSGGPVLAPMAACATGLWAIAQGYELVRTGQCQRVIAGAVEAPITPLTLAGFQQMGALAATGAYPFDRRREGLVLGEGAAVLVLEPAELAQQRSASIYGRILGFGFTADGYHMSAPDPTSRTAINAVKQCLKRSHLTPEAIDYIHAHGTATQLNDRNEAHLIQHVFPQRVLVSSTKGATGHTLGVSGAFGAAFCLMALRHQILPPCVGLQQPEFDLNFVREAGDRAVQNALCFSFGFGGQNAVLAFSQ; from the coding sequence GTGGACGTAGTTGTAACAGGCATTGGCTTAGTGTCTGCATTGGGTGATACCTTGCAGTCGAGTTGGCAGAAACTTCTAGCTAATCAATCCAGAATTTTGCTGCGGCAGCCTTTTCCAGAATTAGAACCACGTCCTCTAGCCATGTTGGGCAAGTTCCCAGTGACGCTTAACTGCTTAGCTGAACAGGTGGTAGACGCAGCTTTACAAGATGCAGGTTTAGCAATTCCTCTAGCTGACTGTGGAGTTGTGATCGGCTCAAGCCGCAGTTATCAAAGCCAATGGGAGCTGCAAGTACGGCAACGCCTAATGGCCCAAACTTTACCGGATGACCCGATCGCGCTTCCTTGGCTAGATACACTGCCAGGGCAAGTGGCGATCGCAGCAGCTCGGCAAATCGGCAGTGGTGGCCCTGTTTTGGCACCAATGGCGGCTTGTGCGACTGGCTTATGGGCGATCGCGCAAGGCTATGAGCTGGTACGAACGGGGCAATGTCAGCGGGTGATTGCAGGAGCAGTAGAAGCGCCGATTACTCCTCTGACTTTAGCTGGGTTTCAGCAGATGGGGGCCTTAGCAGCCACAGGGGCGTACCCTTTCGATCGCCGCCGAGAAGGCTTGGTATTGGGGGAAGGAGCGGCTGTATTGGTCTTAGAACCAGCCGAGTTAGCTCAGCAGCGATCGGCCTCGATCTATGGCCGTATTTTAGGGTTTGGCTTCACTGCGGATGGTTATCACATGAGCGCCCCTGACCCGACAAGCCGCACCGCAATCAATGCGGTCAAGCAATGTCTCAAGCGCAGCCACCTCACTCCAGAAGCGATCGACTACATCCATGCTCACGGCACGGCGACCCAACTCAACGATCGCAACGAAGCGCATCTGATTCAGCATGTGTTTCCGCAAAGGGTTCTCGTGAGTTCGACCAAAGGAGCCACGGGTCACACGCTAGGAGTCTCTGGAGCTTTTGGCGCTGCTTTTTGCCTCATGGCGTTACGACACCAAATTTTGCCGCCTTGTGTAGGACTACAGCAACCAGAATTTGATTTGAATTTTGTGAGGGAAGCGGGCGATCGCGCTGTCCAAAATGCTCTCTGCTTTAGCTTCGGTTTTGGCGGACAGAATGCGGTTCTGGCATTTAGCCAATAA